The Malus domestica chromosome 17, GDT2T_hap1 genome contains the following window.
AGCTCTCCCGCGACCTGACTTTGAACATGGAGGTTTAGGGAACCATAGGTCCTCATTTATATTAATACAAGTGCCATTTCCCACCTGCCACCTTAAGCCTTGCTGTAGCACCTTACTTGTTTAAAAAATGCCCTTCCAACCCCAAGACGTATTCATCCCCCTACAAGCATCCTTAAAAGTTTTTCCTGGGAAGTATTTATCTCTCAAAACAGTTGCTAGAAGAGACATCGGGTTTTGGGTTAGACACCACCCAATTTTGTCCAGGAAAGCTAAATTGAAGCATTGAATATCTCTGAATCCCAAGCCTCCGTACCACTTTTGTTTCATTAGCCGATCCTAAGAGATCTAATGGACACCATTTCGCTGCTCGTTACCTCTCCACTAGTAGTTTCGAATAGCTTTCTCTATATCGCTGTACACCCCAATGGGTAACTTAAAGCAACTCATGGCGTAGTTCGGCATGGCCATGGCCATCACCTTGACAAGGACTTCCTTCCACGCTTGGGATAGGAACTGCTCAGCCCATCCCGCCATGCGAGTCTTAATCTTATCCCGGACCTCCTCAAAGACAACCTTTTTGGAGTGGCCAAAATCTTCTTCCAACCTTAAGTACTTCCCGAAACCCTCCTTACATTGATTGCCCAAAGTTTTTTCAATTTCCTTCTTGGATAGCTTCGTAGTCTTCGAGCAAAAAAAGATCAAACTTTTAGACATATCGAT
Protein-coding sequences here:
- the LOC139193438 gene encoding uncharacterized protein, with translation MQQGALHGFRETPNGVPIMHLSFTDDSELFGNATVDEAQRVVDVLKVYVWGSSQEIDMSKSLIFFCSKTTKLSKKEIEKTLGNQCKEGFGKYLRLEEDFGHSKKVVFEEVRDKIKTRMAGWAEQFLSQAWKEVLVKVMAMAMPNYAMSCFKLPIGVYSDIEKAIRNY